One genomic window of Paenibacillus xylanilyticus includes the following:
- a CDS encoding tyrosine protein kinase, whose amino-acid sequence MPQHYYHRQPTPRQRPSSYSQRQAHTSAYAPPGAVQRSLNETPVQPVYPGVEPYYPVYGEVEASALVPYGQGAPGGNLFGGGAPVAPPVPVETPAASSSSGFSLANLGELKGMIDRFGGIDGIMSGIGKMQKVVGGIQQMAPMMKLVMGILPFGKGKNKSSPAEADYEEYTPPRPRKRRKKSTTTTPRRRSSNTTRRKTTSTKRRPPSSKR is encoded by the coding sequence ATGCCACAGCATTATTATCATCGCCAGCCCACACCACGGCAGCGTCCGTCTTCCTATTCACAGCGACAGGCGCACACTTCTGCCTATGCTCCGCCCGGTGCGGTACAGCGTTCATTGAATGAAACCCCAGTTCAGCCGGTGTACCCCGGAGTAGAACCCTACTATCCGGTCTACGGTGAAGTGGAGGCATCTGCACTTGTACCTTACGGGCAAGGCGCACCTGGGGGTAACCTGTTTGGCGGCGGCGCCCCTGTTGCTCCTCCAGTTCCTGTTGAGACACCTGCGGCTTCCAGCAGTTCCGGGTTCTCACTGGCCAATCTTGGTGAATTAAAAGGAATGATCGACCGCTTCGGCGGAATCGACGGTATTATGAGCGGCATTGGTAAAATGCAGAAGGTTGTCGGCGGCATTCAGCAAATGGCCCCTATGATGAAGCTTGTTATGGGCATCCTGCCTTTTGGAAAAGGGAAAAACAAGAGCAGCCCTGCTGAGGCCGACTATGAGGAATACACACCGCCCCGGCCGCGCAAACGCCGCAAGAAGTCTACTACGACTACACCTCGTCGCCGCAGCAGTAATACCACTCGTCGCAAAACAACTTCCACCAAGCGCCGTCCCCCAAGCAGCAAACGTTAA
- a CDS encoding YerC/YecD family TrpR-related protein — protein sequence MQLKKLNDKSIEQLFEAILTLKDIEECYVFFDDLCTVNEIQSMSQRLEVARMLGKGNTYNQIEAETGASTATISRVKRCLNYGNDGYKMTLERLGR from the coding sequence ATGCAGCTGAAAAAGCTAAATGATAAAAGTATTGAACAACTATTTGAGGCCATTCTCACTCTGAAAGATATTGAAGAGTGCTACGTGTTTTTTGATGACCTCTGCACGGTAAACGAGATTCAATCCATGTCCCAGCGGCTGGAAGTTGCTCGTATGCTTGGTAAAGGCAACACGTATAATCAGATCGAAGCAGAGACAGGAGCTAGTACAGCTACGATCTCCCGCGTGAAGCGCTGCCTGAACTATGGCAATGATGGTTATAAAATGACATTAGAACGTCTGGGTCGCTAA
- a CDS encoding sirohydrochlorin chelatase: protein MKKPGVLIISHGSQEQTWVESVDDAVSRLNLPDDLPVEASFLELVEGRLIQDGINRLEAQSVTDILVVPLFVSSGSTHVDEIEYAIGAKEAPERETDLEPFQVTARVHFGYPVDNDPDIAVMVWDKVKSLSREPKQETILLVGHGSIHDGFRQRWETGISSLAQRVQDVSGVAHTDYALLNPESVYDKAKYWSQEQGTRVIVAPLFLSAGYFTMNVIPGRLKELDYAYSGETLLPHPLLGNWLERQIQLLLDKCNEGKALS from the coding sequence ATGAAGAAACCGGGTGTACTGATCATTAGTCACGGTTCTCAGGAGCAGACCTGGGTAGAATCCGTCGATGACGCGGTCTCCCGGCTTAATCTGCCTGACGATCTGCCTGTTGAAGCTTCATTTCTTGAACTTGTGGAAGGACGCCTGATCCAGGACGGTATCAACCGACTGGAAGCACAGAGCGTAACCGATATATTGGTCGTACCGCTATTCGTTTCATCTGGCAGCACTCATGTGGATGAAATTGAATATGCGATCGGCGCGAAGGAAGCACCGGAACGGGAAACGGATCTGGAACCCTTTCAGGTAACTGCAAGGGTACATTTCGGTTATCCTGTGGATAACGACCCGGATATTGCCGTGATGGTGTGGGATAAGGTGAAATCGCTGTCCCGGGAGCCGAAGCAGGAGACGATTCTACTGGTTGGGCACGGGAGCATTCACGATGGATTCCGTCAGCGCTGGGAGACAGGCATCTCCTCACTCGCACAGCGGGTACAGGATGTCAGTGGCGTTGCCCATACGGATTATGCACTCCTCAATCCGGAGAGTGTATATGACAAGGCGAAATACTGGAGCCAGGAGCAGGGAACCCGCGTTATTGTGGCGCCGCTGTTTTTGAGTGCCGGCTATTTTACTATGAACGTCATTCCAGGCAGGCTGAAGGAACTGGACTATGCGTACAGCGGTGAGACGCTGCTGCCGCATCCGCTTCTGGGGAACTGGCTGGAGCGTCAAATTCAACTTTTACTGGACAAATGTAATGAGGGTAAGGCCCTTTCGTAA
- a CDS encoding TetR/AcrR family transcriptional regulator, protein MDRRVLKTTKAIMEAFVGLLDEKDFEQMTINDIADRANVNRGTIYLHYTDKYDLLDRCIETYLQQLVDSCMIDHYPTPMTAKDALLRTFRYLEEHASIYTTLLTKKGIPAFRSKLMTIMIQGVEEQMDACGVQGGMSKEITIQFLASAAVGLIEWWIMNAMPYSAEDMVDQIIALLELHLSLPALVVQG, encoded by the coding sequence ATGGACAGACGCGTACTTAAAACCACAAAGGCCATCATGGAGGCTTTTGTTGGATTGCTGGATGAGAAGGATTTCGAGCAAATGACAATCAATGATATCGCAGATCGCGCCAATGTTAACCGTGGAACGATCTATCTGCACTATACAGACAAGTATGATCTGCTGGACCGCTGTATCGAGACGTACCTGCAGCAATTGGTGGACAGCTGCATGATCGATCATTATCCAACGCCAATGACGGCAAAAGACGCGCTGCTGCGAACCTTCCGTTATCTCGAGGAACATGCATCCATCTATACCACTCTCCTTACGAAAAAAGGAATTCCCGCCTTCCGGAGCAAACTCATGACGATTATGATTCAGGGCGTAGAGGAACAGATGGATGCATGCGGCGTTCAGGGAGGCATGAGCAAAGAGATCACTATACAGTTCCTCGCTTCTGCTGCCGTAGGTCTGATAGAATGGTGGATTATGAATGCCATGCCTTATTCTGCAGAGGATATGGTCGATCAAATAATTGCATTATTGGAGCTTCATCTGAGCCTGCCTGCACTCGTGGTTCAAGGATAA
- a CDS encoding ketopantoate reductase family protein, whose product MKILVYGAGVLGSQLAHVLVRGGNDVTVLARGKRAEELDRDGVVIRHVFQFRKTVDPVRVTRELKAEDVYDLIFVVMKYNDFPSVLPILANNRSTNIVIVGNNADARSMQTYLEDNSLVDKQVAFGFHVSGGKRHRDRMMSIGGAKGLMVIGALDGKIPFQPLLNQAFAKAKYKLDVIEDIDAWLKSHLIPILMLNAVSFNEERELQKLEGKREQLLHMIGALDEGIAVLEAMGIDMIPRAQAKLIRKHKRLLYLLLKIYSMLPVHKLVAGSYGEIEAMDRAFTDWKSVTNVPTPHWDALRRDFTIL is encoded by the coding sequence ATGAAAATATTGGTCTATGGTGCAGGTGTGTTAGGCAGTCAGCTGGCCCACGTTCTGGTACGTGGAGGAAATGACGTTACGGTTCTCGCCAGAGGGAAACGGGCGGAGGAGTTGGATAGGGATGGCGTAGTCATTCGGCATGTATTTCAGTTTAGAAAAACGGTTGATCCAGTTCGGGTAACAAGAGAATTAAAAGCGGAAGATGTTTACGATCTCATTTTCGTGGTCATGAAATATAATGATTTTCCTTCGGTGTTACCTATTCTCGCGAATAACCGGAGCACCAACATCGTGATTGTAGGGAACAATGCAGATGCGCGAAGCATGCAGACCTATCTCGAAGACAACAGCCTAGTGGATAAGCAAGTCGCGTTTGGTTTTCACGTTAGCGGAGGGAAGCGTCACCGGGATCGGATGATGTCCATAGGCGGAGCAAAGGGATTGATGGTGATTGGCGCACTGGACGGTAAGATTCCTTTTCAACCTCTGCTGAATCAGGCCTTTGCAAAAGCAAAGTATAAGCTGGATGTGATTGAGGATATCGACGCTTGGCTGAAGAGTCACCTCATCCCGATTCTGATGCTGAATGCCGTAAGCTTCAATGAAGAGCGAGAGTTGCAGAAGCTGGAGGGAAAGCGAGAGCAGCTCCTGCACATGATCGGCGCCTTGGATGAGGGAATTGCTGTACTGGAGGCGATGGGCATCGACATGATTCCCCGAGCACAGGCGAAGCTGATCCGCAAGCATAAGCGGCTGCTGTACCTTTTGCTGAAGATCTACAGCATGCTTCCGGTGCATAAACTAGTTGCAGGTTCTTATGGCGAAATAGAGGCAATGGACCGGGCATTTACCGATTGGAAAAGCGTCACGAATGTACCTACACCCCATTGGGATGCACTCCGAAGGGATTTTACCATCCTATAA
- a CDS encoding DUF4395 domain-containing protein yields MREVPMRYVKANQVGIVLFVLLSFGFNQPLILGALWIIQVVGLVSGGKLNLFVQIGKAVLKGKGTETQAVELQRFNNILAVVFLSLALISFSLSWQVAGYLFSGMLLLAAGAALLGYCVGCTVYFWYKQLRAGRRIGF; encoded by the coding sequence ATGCGGGAAGTGCCTATGCGTTATGTCAAAGCGAATCAGGTCGGGATCGTGCTGTTTGTACTCCTGTCGTTTGGGTTCAATCAGCCGCTTATCTTGGGTGCGTTGTGGATCATTCAGGTGGTCGGGCTCGTCTCTGGCGGGAAGCTGAATCTATTTGTCCAGATCGGGAAGGCTGTACTTAAGGGAAAAGGTACGGAAACCCAGGCAGTAGAGCTGCAGCGCTTCAATAATATTCTGGCGGTTGTGTTCCTGTCTCTGGCTCTCATCTCATTCTCCTTGAGCTGGCAGGTAGCCGGTTATCTGTTCTCCGGAATGCTCCTGCTTGCAGCGGGTGCTGCCCTGCTCGGTTATTGTGTGGGCTGCACCGTATATTTCTGGTACAAACAGCTTCGTGCAGGCAGACGAATCGGCTTCTAA
- a CDS encoding diacylglycerol kinase, whose amino-acid sequence MKKARLIYNPTSGREEMKKRLADVLQRLDQGGIEASVHATTGEGDATREAELAIERGYDMIIAAGGDGTLYEVINGMAERENRPPLGVFPLGTTNDFARALGIPRQWEDYVDLVINQQTRPLDLGKANDKYFINIAGGGSLTELTYEVPSRLKTMIGQLAYYMKGIEKMASLSPQELIIRAAGQEEIHDEFMLFLIANTNSVGGFEKLAPGATIDDGMFDVIGVRKCNLADMIRLVTLALRGEHLNDKKVLHFQTDYMEVTSPGYVQLNLDGELGGTLPATFQNLQHHLLLYR is encoded by the coding sequence ATGAAAAAGGCTCGCTTAATATATAATCCGACCTCAGGCCGGGAAGAAATGAAGAAACGTCTGGCTGATGTGCTGCAGCGTTTGGATCAAGGTGGCATCGAAGCTTCAGTACACGCAACAACGGGCGAGGGAGATGCAACCCGTGAAGCGGAGCTCGCAATTGAGCGTGGTTATGACATGATTATTGCCGCTGGCGGCGATGGTACACTGTACGAAGTCATCAACGGCATGGCTGAGCGGGAGAATCGTCCGCCACTGGGTGTATTCCCTTTGGGAACAACGAATGATTTTGCGCGTGCGCTCGGGATTCCGAGACAGTGGGAGGATTATGTGGATCTGGTCATTAACCAGCAGACCCGTCCGCTCGATCTGGGTAAGGCAAATGATAAATACTTCATTAATATCGCAGGCGGCGGCTCGTTGACCGAATTGACATATGAGGTGCCAAGCCGTCTGAAAACGATGATCGGACAGCTTGCCTATTATATGAAGGGTATCGAGAAGATGGCCAGCCTGTCTCCGCAGGAGCTGATTATCCGCGCGGCAGGCCAGGAAGAGATTCATGACGAATTCATGCTGTTCCTGATCGCCAACACGAATTCTGTCGGGGGCTTCGAGAAGCTTGCACCAGGGGCGACGATAGACGATGGAATGTTCGATGTGATCGGTGTACGCAAATGTAATCTGGCCGACATGATCCGCCTCGTTACACTCGCGCTGCGTGGGGAACATCTGAACGATAAGAAAGTACTTCATTTCCAGACGGATTATATGGAAGTGACTTCGCCGGGATACGTACAGCTGAACCTGGATGGGGAGCTTGGCGGCACATTGCCTGCAACGTTCCAGAACCTCCAGCATCACCTGCTGTTGTATCGTTAA
- the rlmD gene encoding 23S rRNA (uracil(1939)-C(5))-methyltransferase RlmD yields the protein MSNTNRSGRGKNRRNSAASQGQGNAMASRQPGKSSRPSSRQQGKEVRPQGASLSAVRPKGRARESAPIEGLPVSKNEETVIDIIGMNHDGEGVGRANGYTLFVQGALPGETVRVRVMKTKKQYGYAKLLEIVKASPDRVSAPCPIYDQCGGCQIQHMSYAGQLAWKRQLVVDNLQRIGKLNVMVEDAGAQGDEANRNRLSEENVDQAAEPAITEEQGNGSNRIRLRLEGVMNEEAAEQGIRVLPTMGMNEPWRYRNKAQVPIGVTEGGLVGGFYAKGSHRIIDMETCLIQHEHNDEVVAKVKEIGSHLGISAYNEETGRGLLRHVVVKKAFRTGEMMLVLVTNGRDIPHKDEWIGSIREAIPHVASICQNVNKKQTNVIFGDETRVLWGRDVIYDYIGDVQFAISPRSFYQVNPVQTEVLYGKTVEYAGLSGKETVIDAYCGIGTISLFLAQHADQVYGVEIVPEAIDDARSNALLNEMKNVKFEVGASEDVIPRWKEQGIEADVIVVDPPRKGCDPRLLDTILEMKPERVVYVSCNPSTLARDLRVLEDGGYRTVEVTPVDMFPHTVHVESVAMLVKSGVTP from the coding sequence TTGTCTAATACGAACCGCAGCGGTCGTGGAAAAAACCGCCGGAATTCGGCTGCCTCTCAGGGGCAAGGGAATGCGATGGCATCCCGTCAGCCAGGTAAATCATCTCGTCCATCATCACGTCAGCAAGGGAAAGAGGTGCGGCCACAAGGCGCATCTCTTTCTGCCGTTCGTCCGAAGGGACGTGCACGTGAATCCGCGCCGATCGAAGGACTTCCGGTCAGCAAAAACGAAGAGACCGTCATCGACATCATTGGCATGAACCATGATGGTGAGGGTGTAGGCCGTGCGAATGGTTACACGCTCTTCGTACAAGGTGCGCTCCCGGGTGAAACCGTCCGCGTACGCGTGATGAAGACCAAGAAGCAGTACGGCTACGCCAAGCTGCTGGAGATCGTGAAGGCGAGTCCGGATCGCGTATCTGCTCCGTGCCCGATCTATGATCAGTGCGGCGGCTGCCAGATCCAGCATATGAGCTACGCCGGACAGCTTGCGTGGAAGCGCCAGCTCGTAGTGGATAATTTGCAGCGGATCGGGAAGCTGAACGTGATGGTGGAGGATGCAGGCGCTCAGGGTGATGAAGCGAACCGGAATAGACTGTCTGAAGAGAATGTGGATCAGGCAGCTGAACCAGCTATTACAGAAGAACAAGGGAATGGCAGTAATCGTATTCGTCTTCGGCTGGAAGGTGTCATGAACGAAGAAGCTGCTGAGCAAGGTATTCGTGTGCTGCCTACCATGGGTATGAACGAGCCGTGGCGTTACCGCAACAAGGCACAGGTGCCTATTGGCGTGACCGAAGGTGGCTTGGTGGGTGGATTTTATGCCAAAGGAAGCCATCGGATCATCGACATGGAGACCTGCCTTATTCAGCATGAGCATAACGACGAAGTGGTAGCGAAGGTGAAGGAGATCGGCAGCCATCTGGGAATCAGCGCATACAACGAAGAGACAGGCCGCGGCCTGCTGCGTCATGTGGTCGTGAAGAAGGCATTCCGCACAGGTGAGATGATGCTTGTTCTGGTTACCAATGGCCGGGATATCCCGCATAAGGATGAATGGATCGGCAGTATTCGTGAAGCGATCCCGCATGTGGCGAGCATCTGCCAGAACGTGAACAAGAAACAAACCAATGTCATCTTCGGCGATGAAACCCGCGTCCTGTGGGGCCGTGACGTGATCTACGATTATATCGGGGATGTGCAGTTTGCCATCTCTCCACGTTCGTTCTATCAGGTCAACCCAGTACAGACAGAAGTGCTGTACGGGAAGACAGTAGAATACGCTGGGCTGAGCGGCAAAGAGACGGTTATTGATGCCTACTGCGGCATCGGTACAATCTCTCTTTTCCTCGCGCAGCATGCGGATCAGGTGTATGGGGTAGAGATCGTGCCTGAAGCCATCGATGACGCTCGCAGCAATGCGCTGCTGAACGAGATGAAGAACGTGAAGTTCGAGGTTGGTGCATCGGAAGATGTCATCCCGCGCTGGAAAGAGCAAGGCATCGAAGCAGACGTTATCGTTGTCGATCCGCCGCGTAAAGGCTGCGATCCACGTTTGCTGGATACAATCCTGGAGATGAAGCCGGAGCGTGTGGTGTACGTGAGCTGTAATCCAAGCACCTTGGCACGTGATCTGCGTGTGCTGGAGGATGGCGGTTACCGGACGGTTGAGGTAACGCCGGTGGACATGTTCCCGCATACGGTGCATGTGGAGTCGGTGGCGATGTTGGTGAAGAGTGGTGTAACTCCATAA